The nucleotide window TAATTCGAGATATTTTTTTAAATCAATATCTCGAATTCGAGATAAAAACAATATTAGGAGGAATTTTAAAATGGCAAAATGGACAGTCGATCAGGCACACTCAGCAATTGGATTTGAAGTGAAACACATGATGGTATCAAAGGTGAAGGGTCATTTCGATTCTTATACTGCAGATGTTGAGGCAGCGGATCTTACAGATTTAACAACTGCTTCAATTGCATTCAAAATTGATGTAGCTAGCATTGACACTCGTAATGAAGATCGTGAAAATCACTTGAAATCAGCTGACTTCTTTGATGTTGAGAAGTATCCAACCATTGATTTCAAATCTACAAGCATTACAAGAGACGGCGATGACTACAAAGTAACGTGTGACTTGACAATCAAGGATGTAACGAAACCAGTCACATTCGATGTGGAATTCGGCGGCAAAGGCACAAACCCATGGGGCGTAGAAGTTTATGGCTTTGAAGCAGAAACAAAAATCAACCGTGAAGAATTTGGTCTGACATGGAATGCAGCACTTGAGACAGGCGGCGTCTTGGTGGGAAAAGACATCAAAATCAAAGTTGAATTAGAAGTAAACCCTGCAGCTTAAAACCTTTGGCCATTATGCTGGATTACATGCGAATCCAGCATAATGTAAAGGAGTTGGAAAAATGGAAAAGCCAAGAGAAGAGTTAAAAGCTGTAACCGTGATTATTCGTGCCGCGCAGGCTATTCACGATGTGATTCGAAAAGACGCAGCACAGTATGGATTGAATCCTACGGAATTTTCTGTGATGGAGCTGCTTTATCACAGGGGGGAGCAGCCTATTCAAATTATTGGAAAAAAGGTTCTGATTTCGAGCGGCAGCATAACTTATGTCATTGATAAGCTTGTGGAGAAAAATTATGTGAGACGGCGGGCCTGTCCCGAAGATCGCCGCGTCACTTATGGGGTTTTAACGAATGAAGGTAAAGAGCTGATGGATACTATTTTTCCTCAGCATGAAATGGAAATGAGCAGGATTTTTGCAGATTTGGATGCCGAGGAAGTCAATCAGACAGTCAGTTTATTAAAACGAATCGGTTATCGGGCAAAAGGCCTTTAAATACATTTTTATCACTATATATCTCGAATTCGAGATAAAAATTCAGGAGGATTATATAAATGATGGATTTAGGTTTGTTAATCATACGATTGGTAATTGGTATTTTATTTATTGGACATGGTGCGCAAAAGCTGTTTGGCTGGTTTGGGGGCTATGGATTAAAAGGAACAGGCGGCTGGTTTGATTCGATCGGCATGAAGCCTGGAGTCACGCTGGCACTCTTTGCGGGATTAGCAGAACTTCTCGGGGGAATATTATTGGCAGCAGGGCTTTTCACTCCACTCGCAGCTTTGATGATTGCCGGAACCATGCTGATGGCCATTTTAAAAGTGCATGGCCCAAATGGTTTGTGGTCCACTTCAAATGGCTATGAGTATAACTTGACATTGATTGCTGTCACGATTGGATTAGCACTGATTGGCCCTGGCCGATACGCTATAGATGCTATTTTATTCTAAATTATATTAGATTATAAATGGGAGTGTTAATAATGACCAAAAAAACAATGGGCATTCACCATATTACCGCAATAGTCGGCCATCCACAGGAAAACGTTGATTTTTACAGTGGTGTATTAGGACTGCGAATGGTAAAGAAAACCGTCAATTTCGACGATCCAGAGACATATCATCTTTATTTTGGAAATGAAGGCGGCAAGCCGGGA belongs to Mesobacillus sp. AQ2 and includes:
- a CDS encoding YceI family protein yields the protein MAKWTVDQAHSAIGFEVKHMMVSKVKGHFDSYTADVEAADLTDLTTASIAFKIDVASIDTRNEDRENHLKSADFFDVEKYPTIDFKSTSITRDGDDYKVTCDLTIKDVTKPVTFDVEFGGKGTNPWGVEVYGFEAETKINREEFGLTWNAALETGGVLVGKDIKIKVELEVNPAA
- a CDS encoding MarR family transcriptional regulator encodes the protein MEKPREELKAVTVIIRAAQAIHDVIRKDAAQYGLNPTEFSVMELLYHRGEQPIQIIGKKVLISSGSITYVIDKLVEKNYVRRRACPEDRRVTYGVLTNEGKELMDTIFPQHEMEMSRIFADLDAEEVNQTVSLLKRIGYRAKGL
- a CDS encoding DoxX family protein — protein: MMDLGLLIIRLVIGILFIGHGAQKLFGWFGGYGLKGTGGWFDSIGMKPGVTLALFAGLAELLGGILLAAGLFTPLAALMIAGTMLMAILKVHGPNGLWSTSNGYEYNLTLIAVTIGLALIGPGRYAIDAILF